Proteins co-encoded in one Halorussus vallis genomic window:
- a CDS encoding hybrid sensor histidine kinase/response regulator: MGNRIRALLVDDDESVAELTATYLRRVADDIEPVYETVPSNALDRVTGDERIDCVVSDYDMPRTNGLEFLDAVRDVEPDLPFVLFTGKGSEEIASEAISAGVTDYLQKGTGTDQYEVLANRVENAVAQHRAEREAAEANEQVRRIFERITDAFYALDEDWEITYVNRQAAAFTDYDRRELVGRDIRSVFGDRKAETFYESFERAFDSQRPVTVECESVLQDDTWLEVRVYPSEDGLSVYFRDVSERKRAQMELRETKRKIQALHEVATRAVACATAQDVYDLAVEAAEEILAFDLCAVDEVVDGELVPQAVSKGVPTDGYYATTSVDAERNLAARAYRTGESVVVRDVRATDLVPAETGYRSALTVPFGASGVFQAVSDEPDAFDADDRELAELLTTHLAEALSRVESERELRAERDRFAALFENLPNAAVRYDLRGDDPIGASVNPAFEEVFGWSADEIVGESVDDFILPDDRRDVGRSINRRVTVGERIEGVEVHRTTRDGGRDFLLHTAPVQEGDTEAFAVYVDITEQKERERTLARQNERLEEFASVVSHDLRNPLNVAQGRFEMLAEGTESPHVAPLRRALDRMDALVENLLELARYGSVVEDPDAVDLRAVAEEAWSTVDTGSATLDCRTDFAVEADEPRLRQLLENLFRNAVQHGGPDATVEVGPLGDSAGGDSVESPPAGFYVEDDGPGVREDDRGRIFDHGFTTAEEGTGFGLAIVADVADTHGWNVRLGRSTARTSGADGTGARFEFSGVTVRER, encoded by the coding sequence ATGGGGAACCGCATCCGCGCTCTGCTGGTCGACGACGACGAGTCGGTCGCAGAACTCACGGCGACGTACCTCCGTCGAGTCGCCGACGACATCGAACCCGTCTACGAGACCGTTCCTTCGAACGCACTCGACCGGGTGACCGGCGACGAGCGAATCGACTGCGTGGTGAGCGACTACGACATGCCCCGGACGAACGGTCTCGAGTTTCTCGACGCGGTGCGGGACGTCGAACCCGACCTCCCGTTCGTGCTGTTCACGGGCAAGGGCAGCGAGGAGATCGCCAGCGAAGCCATCTCGGCGGGCGTCACCGACTACCTCCAGAAAGGGACGGGCACCGACCAGTACGAGGTGCTCGCCAACCGCGTCGAGAACGCGGTCGCCCAACACCGCGCCGAGCGGGAGGCCGCCGAGGCCAACGAACAGGTCCGTCGAATCTTCGAGCGCATCACCGACGCCTTCTACGCGCTCGACGAGGACTGGGAGATAACGTACGTCAACCGCCAGGCCGCGGCGTTCACCGACTACGACAGGCGCGAACTCGTCGGCCGGGACATCCGGTCGGTGTTCGGCGACCGGAAGGCCGAGACGTTCTACGAGTCGTTCGAGCGCGCCTTCGACAGCCAGCGGCCGGTGACCGTCGAGTGCGAGTCGGTGTTACAGGACGACACCTGGCTGGAGGTCCGGGTGTACCCCTCCGAGGACGGCCTGTCGGTGTACTTCCGGGACGTGAGCGAGCGCAAGCGAGCGCAGATGGAACTGCGCGAGACGAAACGGAAGATCCAGGCGCTCCACGAGGTCGCCACCCGCGCGGTCGCCTGCGCGACCGCCCAGGACGTCTACGACCTCGCGGTGGAGGCGGCCGAAGAGATACTCGCGTTCGACCTCTGTGCGGTCGACGAGGTGGTGGACGGCGAACTCGTCCCGCAGGCCGTCTCGAAGGGCGTGCCGACCGACGGCTACTACGCCACCACGAGCGTCGACGCCGAGCGCAACCTCGCGGCGCGGGCGTACCGCACCGGCGAGAGCGTCGTCGTCCGTGACGTGCGCGCCACCGACCTGGTGCCCGCCGAAACCGGCTACCGCTCGGCGCTGACGGTTCCGTTCGGCGCGTCCGGCGTGTTCCAGGCGGTGTCGGACGAACCGGACGCGTTCGACGCCGACGACCGGGAACTGGCCGAGTTGCTCACCACCCACCTCGCCGAGGCGCTGAGCCGCGTCGAGTCGGAGCGCGAGTTGCGCGCCGAGCGCGACCGGTTCGCCGCGCTGTTCGAGAACCTCCCGAACGCGGCAGTCCGGTACGACCTCCGGGGCGACGACCCCATCGGGGCGTCGGTCAACCCCGCGTTCGAGGAGGTGTTCGGCTGGAGCGCGGACGAGATCGTCGGCGAGTCGGTCGACGACTTCATCCTGCCCGACGACCGCCGCGACGTGGGCCGGTCGATCAACCGCCGGGTGACGGTGGGCGAACGAATCGAAGGCGTCGAGGTCCACCGAACCACCCGCGACGGCGGTCGGGACTTCCTGTTACACACCGCGCCGGTCCAGGAGGGCGACACCGAGGCGTTCGCCGTCTACGTCGACATCACCGAGCAGAAGGAACGCGAGCGGACGCTGGCACGCCAGAACGAACGCCTGGAGGAGTTCGCCAGCGTGGTTTCCCACGATCTGCGCAACCCGCTGAACGTCGCCCAGGGTCGCTTCGAGATGCTCGCCGAGGGGACGGAGAGCCCGCACGTCGCGCCGCTACGCCGGGCGCTCGACCGGATGGACGCGCTGGTCGAGAACCTCCTCGAACTCGCCCGGTACGGGTCGGTCGTCGAGGACCCCGACGCGGTCGACCTCCGTGCGGTCGCCGAGGAGGCGTGGTCGACCGTCGACACGGGGTCGGCGACGCTGGACTGCCGGACCGACTTCGCGGTCGAGGCCGACGAACCACGCCTGCGCCAGTTGCTGGAGAACCTGTTTCGGAACGCGGTCCAACACGGCGGTCCCGACGCGACGGTCGAGGTGGGCCCGCTCGGCGACTCGGCCGGCGGCGACTCGGTCGAGTCGCCGCCGGCCGGCTTCTACGTCGAAGACGACGGGCCGGGCGTCCGCGAAGACGACCGCGGGCGCATCTTCGACCACGGCTTCACGACCGCCGAGGAGGGGACGGGGTTCGGCCTCGCCATCGTCGCCGACGTCGCCGACACCCACGGGTGGAACGTGCGCCTCGGGCGGTCGACCGCCCGGACGTCCGGCGCCGACGGAACCGGCGCTCGCTTCGAGTTCTCCGGCGTCACCGTCCGAGAGCGCTGA
- the glmU gene encoding bifunctional sugar-1-phosphate nucleotidylyltransferase/acetyltransferase, translating to MTAERTQAVLLAAGEGTRIRPLSASLPKPMLPVADRPLAAHAADAAAAAGADELILVVGYEADVVREYFGEEYAGVPVKYAVQERQAGTADAVRVAREHLDGSFVVLNGDNLYDAAGVAELFDAGPAVGAHRVADPTSYGVLSTDGDAVTDIVEKPADPPTDLANTGAYHFPAAAREWLDVPESERGEHEITDVLARVVDEYDVTAVELDRWLDVGRPWELLEANEWKLGELDREIRGEVHEDADLRGSVVVEEGATVDAGVVVEGPALIRSGASVGPNAYIRGATLVDEDAKVGHSVEVKNSVLMAGATAGHLSYVGDSVLGREVNFGAGTNVANLRHDDEAVKFTVKGERVSTGRRKFGVVAGDGAKTGINTSLNAGVKLSAGARVPPGETVTRDR from the coding sequence ATGACAGCCGAGAGGACCCAGGCGGTCCTCCTCGCCGCCGGCGAGGGGACCCGCATTCGCCCGCTGTCGGCGTCGCTTCCGAAACCGATGCTCCCGGTCGCAGACCGGCCGTTGGCCGCCCACGCGGCCGACGCCGCGGCGGCGGCGGGCGCCGACGAACTGATACTGGTCGTCGGCTACGAGGCCGACGTCGTGCGCGAGTACTTCGGCGAGGAGTACGCGGGCGTGCCGGTGAAGTACGCGGTCCAGGAGCGGCAGGCGGGGACCGCCGACGCGGTGCGCGTCGCGCGCGAACATCTAGACGGGTCGTTCGTCGTGCTCAACGGCGACAACCTCTACGACGCCGCCGGCGTCGCCGAACTGTTCGACGCCGGACCGGCGGTCGGCGCCCACCGCGTCGCCGACCCGACGAGCTACGGCGTGCTCTCGACCGACGGCGACGCCGTCACCGACATCGTCGAGAAACCCGCCGACCCGCCGACCGACTTGGCCAACACCGGCGCGTACCACTTCCCGGCGGCGGCCCGCGAGTGGCTCGACGTTCCCGAGAGCGAGCGCGGCGAGCACGAGATCACCGACGTGCTCGCGCGCGTCGTCGACGAGTACGACGTCACCGCGGTCGAACTCGACCGGTGGCTCGACGTGGGGCGACCGTGGGAACTGCTGGAGGCCAACGAGTGGAAGTTGGGCGAACTCGACCGCGAGATTCGCGGCGAGGTCCACGAGGACGCCGACCTCCGAGGGTCGGTCGTGGTCGAAGAGGGCGCGACGGTCGACGCCGGCGTGGTCGTGGAGGGTCCCGCGCTGATTCGGTCGGGCGCGAGCGTCGGGCCGAACGCTTACATTCGCGGTGCTACCCTCGTCGACGAGGACGCGAAAGTCGGTCACAGTGTCGAGGTCAAGAACAGCGTCCTGATGGCCGGGGCCACCGCGGGCCACCTGAGCTACGTCGGTGACAGTGTGCTGGGCCGCGAGGTCAACTTCGGAGCGGGCACGAACGTCGCGAACCTCCGCCACGACGACGAGGCGGTGAAGTTCACGGTGAAAGGCGAGCGCGTCTCGACCGGCCGCCGGAAGTTCGGCGTGGTCGCGGGCGACGGCGCGAAGACCGGTATCAACACCAGTCTGAACGCCGGCGTCAAACTCTCGGCCGGCGCGCGCGTGCCGCCGGGCGAAACCGTGACGCGCGACCGGTAG
- a CDS encoding chemotaxis protein CheW, with the protein MSETVGDVQVLEFRLEDRKYCIDIAHVDEIVDKDDLTPLPNSDPRVEGVMDLRGTTTTIINPKKVLDIEETRPGERVVVLETDDDEGNVGWLIDAVDQVVSIGDATVDESVESESVRGILRQDEGFVVWVKPEQINV; encoded by the coding sequence ATGTCAGAAACCGTTGGCGACGTGCAGGTTCTGGAATTCCGACTGGAGGACCGGAAGTACTGCATCGACATCGCGCACGTCGACGAGATCGTGGACAAGGACGACCTGACCCCGCTTCCGAACTCCGACCCTCGGGTCGAGGGCGTGATGGACCTCCGCGGGACGACGACGACGATCATCAACCCCAAGAAGGTCCTCGACATCGAGGAGACGCGGCCGGGCGAGCGGGTCGTGGTCCTGGAAACCGACGACGACGAGGGGAACGTGGGGTGGCTCATCGACGCGGTCGACCAGGTCGTGAGCATCGGGGACGCGACGGTCGACGAGTCCGTCGAGAGCGAGTCGGTGCGCGGCATCCTCCGGCAGGACGAGGGGTTCGTCGTCTGGGTGAAGCCAGAACAGATCAACGTCTGA
- a CDS encoding ArsR/SmtB family transcription factor: protein MEAVELLRVLGNKYNAEILRAASEPKSAQELSDELEIPIATSYRRIEELTEADLLELSGREFSDEGRRTKVYRRSVDALEIDFQDRAIEVGVNDRPEVENSLADVWRDLKAER from the coding sequence ATGGAGGCCGTGGAACTCCTCCGGGTGCTCGGCAACAAGTACAACGCCGAGATACTCCGGGCCGCGAGCGAACCGAAATCGGCCCAGGAGCTAAGCGACGAGCTCGAGATACCGATAGCGACGAGCTACCGGCGCATCGAGGAACTCACGGAGGCCGACCTGCTGGAGCTGTCCGGCCGGGAGTTCTCCGACGAGGGACGGCGAACCAAGGTGTACCGGCGGAGCGTCGACGCCCTCGAAATCGACTTCCAAGATCGCGCCATCGAGGTCGGCGTGAACGACCGGCCGGAGGTCGAGAACTCGCTCGCAGACGTCTGGCGCGACCTCAAAGCCGAACGATGA
- a CDS encoding CheF family chemotaxis protein, whose amino-acid sequence MRADVSVAVPAVTMSEKVIADFTARFSLDSFADPEPVDGRIVLSQKRLVLATGSEKTTVPLSSVFDITVGHVPGELEGFFQDTVTIAYEDGDRRRVAVVEAGSEEVSRFKTVLFKAQLNGTPTKVRHPARVGGRVTDQSFRSAKLRVEPGAVAFRAPGETITVELANVTYFQKENREVGPVVSIRHSAEGQTMTSEFGVDTERRLNLLGRYLRLEYTELAQSVEDVDASEEEMEALVAIYSGGTSANLAGMLGVDSSRVTMLLNDLHDKGLVDEGERGLSLTAQGQLLVSDRIETVNT is encoded by the coding sequence ATGCGCGCTGACGTCAGCGTCGCGGTTCCCGCAGTAACCATGTCCGAAAAGGTCATCGCCGACTTCACGGCGCGATTCAGCCTCGACTCGTTCGCGGACCCCGAACCCGTAGACGGTCGAATCGTGCTCAGTCAGAAACGCCTCGTCCTCGCGACCGGTTCCGAGAAGACGACCGTCCCGCTCTCGTCGGTGTTCGACATCACGGTCGGACACGTCCCCGGAGAACTCGAAGGGTTCTTCCAGGACACCGTCACCATCGCCTACGAAGACGGCGACCGGCGGCGGGTGGCGGTCGTCGAGGCCGGCAGCGAGGAGGTCAGCCGCTTCAAGACGGTGCTGTTCAAGGCCCAACTCAACGGCACGCCCACGAAGGTCAGACACCCCGCGCGAGTCGGCGGTCGCGTGACCGACCAGTCGTTCCGGTCGGCGAAACTCCGCGTCGAACCCGGGGCCGTGGCGTTCCGCGCGCCCGGCGAAACCATCACCGTCGAGCTAGCCAACGTCACCTACTTCCAGAAGGAGAACCGGGAAGTCGGCCCGGTGGTTTCGATACGTCACTCCGCAGAGGGCCAGACGATGACCTCGGAGTTCGGCGTCGACACCGAGCGACGGCTCAACCTCCTCGGGCGCTACCTCCGTCTCGAATACACCGAACTCGCCCAGTCGGTCGAGGACGTCGACGCCTCCGAGGAGGAGATGGAGGCGCTGGTCGCCATCTACTCCGGCGGGACGAGCGCCAACCTCGCGGGGATGCTGGGGGTCGACTCCAGTCGCGTGACGATGCTGTTGAACGACCTCCACGACAAGGGGCTCGTCGACGAGGGCGAGCGCGGCCTCTCGCTGACGGCCCAGGGCCAACTTCTGGTCAGCGACCGCATCGAGACGGTCAACACGTAG
- the glmS gene encoding glutamine--fructose-6-phosphate transaminase (isomerizing), whose amino-acid sequence MCGIIARIGDEDDSAVDELLTGLENLEYRGYDSAGLAIKNGGGPEVFKREGKISRLKEVLSDEVPAGGLGIGHTRWSTHGPPSDANAHPHTDCTGEVAVVHNGIIENFDELKAELAARGHEFESETDTEVIPHLVEEKLAAGASPEEAFRETIGKLSGSYAVAMISKRDHAVYATRRGSPLVLGVSEGEYFLASDVPAFLDFTDDVIYLDDGDVVVVEPDDYAITTLDGASVERSVQTVDWDPEDAGKGGYEHYMLKEIHEQPTALRQTLRGRADATTGDIQLDDFSAGTFEDVGRVQFVACGTSYHAGLVGAGFLSEGGVPAQAFLASEYATSQPPVDDDTLVIGVTQSGETADTLAALRQAQRRGARTLAVTNVVGSTAARECGDAMFIRAGPEIGVAATKTYSSQVVSLSLLSERITRDVTGTRADDARERLAALSDLPGHVQQILDYTSARRVAKRYADSDAYFFIGRGTVHPVALEGALKFKEISYEHAEGFAAGELKHGPLALVTPDTPVFAVFTGRNDEKTLGNVKEAEARGAPVVAVASEASEDVEQYADEVLTIPETHPDVAGVLANVQLQLLSYHAADLLDRAIDKPRNLAKSVTVE is encoded by the coding sequence ATGTGTGGCATCATCGCTCGAATCGGCGACGAGGACGATAGCGCGGTGGACGAACTGCTGACCGGTCTGGAGAACCTCGAGTACCGCGGGTACGACTCCGCCGGCCTGGCTATCAAGAACGGCGGCGGCCCCGAGGTCTTCAAGCGCGAGGGCAAGATCTCCCGACTGAAGGAGGTGCTCTCCGACGAGGTCCCCGCCGGCGGACTCGGCATCGGCCACACGCGCTGGAGTACCCACGGCCCGCCGAGCGACGCCAACGCCCACCCGCACACCGACTGCACGGGCGAGGTCGCGGTCGTCCACAACGGCATCATCGAGAACTTCGACGAACTGAAGGCCGAACTGGCGGCCCGCGGCCACGAGTTCGAGAGCGAAACCGACACCGAGGTCATCCCGCACCTCGTCGAGGAGAAACTCGCGGCCGGCGCGAGCCCCGAGGAGGCGTTTCGGGAGACCATCGGCAAGCTCTCGGGTAGTTACGCGGTCGCCATGATCAGTAAGCGCGACCACGCGGTGTACGCGACCCGGCGCGGGTCGCCGCTCGTCCTGGGCGTCAGCGAGGGCGAGTACTTCCTCGCCAGCGACGTTCCCGCGTTCCTCGATTTCACCGACGACGTCATCTACCTCGACGACGGCGACGTGGTGGTCGTCGAACCCGACGACTACGCTATCACCACCCTCGACGGCGCGTCGGTGGAGCGCTCGGTCCAGACCGTCGACTGGGACCCCGAAGACGCCGGTAAGGGCGGCTACGAGCACTACATGCTCAAGGAGATCCACGAGCAGCCGACCGCGCTCCGCCAGACGCTCCGGGGTCGGGCCGACGCGACCACCGGCGATATCCAACTCGACGACTTCTCCGCGGGCACCTTCGAGGACGTCGGGCGCGTCCAGTTCGTCGCCTGCGGCACCAGCTACCACGCCGGACTGGTCGGCGCCGGCTTCCTCTCCGAAGGCGGCGTCCCCGCCCAGGCGTTCCTCGCCAGCGAGTACGCCACCAGCCAGCCCCCGGTCGACGACGACACCCTCGTGATCGGCGTCACCCAGAGCGGCGAAACCGCCGACACCCTCGCGGCGCTCCGGCAGGCCCAGCGCCGCGGGGCGCGGACGCTCGCGGTGACCAACGTGGTCGGGTCGACCGCGGCCCGCGAGTGCGGCGACGCGATGTTCATCCGTGCCGGCCCGGAAATCGGCGTGGCCGCGACCAAGACCTACTCCTCGCAGGTCGTCTCGCTGTCGCTGTTGTCCGAGCGAATCACCCGGGACGTGACCGGGACGCGGGCCGACGACGCCCGCGAACGGCTCGCGGCGCTGTCGGACCTGCCCGGCCACGTCCAGCAGATACTCGACTACACCAGCGCGCGACGGGTCGCCAAGCGGTACGCCGACAGCGACGCCTACTTCTTCATCGGCCGGGGGACCGTCCACCCGGTCGCGCTGGAGGGCGCGCTCAAGTTCAAGGAGATCTCCTACGAGCACGCCGAGGGCTTCGCCGCGGGCGAACTCAAACACGGACCGCTCGCGCTCGTCACGCCCGACACCCCCGTGTTCGCGGTGTTCACCGGGCGGAACGACGAGAAGACCCTGGGCAACGTCAAGGAGGCCGAGGCTCGGGGCGCGCCGGTGGTGGCCGTCGCCAGCGAGGCCAGCGAGGACGTCGAGCAGTACGCCGACGAGGTGCTCACGATTCCGGAGACCCACCCGGACGTGGCGGGCGTGCTCGCGAACGTCCAGTTGCAGTTGCTGTCGTACCACGCCGCCGACCTCCTCGACCGCGCCATCGACAAGCCCAGAAACCTCGCGAAGAGCGTGACGGTCGAGTAG
- a CDS encoding HEAT repeat domain-containing protein: MTSLFELEKTGDADELTSLLKNSSNEAVRRRAAEILGDVDAPDELVLDPLVAAAREDDSDGVRAAAIDALDQRHAVEKLIGAISGEEVPTEGAEWARAEALVESLTADRPELRMASANALGRIGSKNGTKALVERLGDPDPRVRARAARALGRIGDPRAVSGLRGALNDDSADVRREAADSLGRIGGGEALSALLGLLDDDSETVRRIAANSLGNFGSVKPLDALISLLSDPNEAVRRAAVFSLIELLSNAPAEASHKLRETMVEKLSHTDHRSVVDSLVDILEQGSQPHQRRNATWLLGRVAGARNREAAVGALAEVLDDDDAMTAQFAATSITEVGGEVAEDAMLDLLDDPEVSADARAKAAFALGKVGGERARDRLSTLIDRTDDEQVRKRAFSALSKLGGRD; this comes from the coding sequence GTGACATCGCTGTTCGAACTCGAAAAGACGGGCGACGCCGACGAGTTGACGTCGCTGCTCAAGAATAGCAGCAACGAGGCGGTTCGACGGCGCGCCGCCGAGATTCTCGGCGACGTCGACGCGCCCGACGAACTCGTTCTGGACCCGCTGGTCGCGGCCGCCCGCGAGGACGACAGCGACGGGGTGCGCGCCGCGGCGATAGACGCGCTCGATCAGCGCCACGCCGTCGAGAAACTCATCGGCGCGATTTCGGGCGAGGAGGTTCCCACGGAGGGAGCGGAGTGGGCGCGGGCCGAAGCGTTGGTCGAGTCGCTGACCGCCGACCGACCGGAGCTCCGGATGGCGTCGGCGAACGCGCTCGGCCGCATCGGGAGCAAGAATGGGACGAAGGCGCTGGTCGAACGACTGGGCGACCCGGACCCTCGGGTCCGTGCGCGGGCGGCGCGCGCCCTCGGACGCATCGGCGATCCGCGAGCCGTCTCGGGACTTCGGGGGGCACTGAACGACGACAGCGCCGACGTTCGTCGGGAAGCGGCAGACTCGCTCGGGCGTATCGGCGGCGGCGAGGCGCTGTCGGCGCTCCTGGGACTACTGGACGACGACAGCGAGACGGTGCGGCGCATCGCCGCCAACTCGCTAGGTAACTTCGGGAGCGTCAAACCGTTGGACGCGCTGATATCGCTACTGTCGGACCCGAACGAGGCGGTCCGTCGGGCGGCGGTGTTCTCACTCATCGAACTGCTCTCGAACGCCCCGGCCGAGGCGAGCCACAAGCTCCGAGAGACGATGGTCGAGAAGCTCAGCCACACCGACCACCGGAGCGTGGTCGACTCACTGGTGGACATCCTCGAACAGGGCAGTCAACCTCACCAGCGACGCAACGCGACGTGGCTACTCGGACGGGTCGCCGGCGCGCGCAACCGCGAGGCCGCGGTCGGTGCCCTCGCGGAGGTGCTGGACGACGACGACGCGATGACCGCCCAGTTCGCCGCGACGAGCATCACCGAAGTCGGCGGGGAGGTGGCCGAGGACGCCATGCTCGATCTGCTCGACGACCCCGAGGTGAGCGCCGACGCACGGGCGAAGGCGGCGTTCGCCCTCGGAAAGGTGGGCGGGGAGCGCGCCCGCGATCGCCTCAGTACGCTCATCGATCGGACCGACGACGAGCAGGTGCGAAAGCGGGCGTTTTCGGCGCTCTCGAAGCTCGGTGGACGCGACTGA
- a CDS encoding archaellin/type IV pilin N-terminal domain-containing protein — MKEKLKERLNDRGQVGIGTLIVFIAMVLVAAIAAGVLINTAGFLQTKSEQTGQESSAQVSNRVQVVSGFGNVANDERVDYINLTVMRGSGSDDINLSTATIEWIGPNRATTLTQVPNHRDGTADSDNGKFTSDAVKNPTTMTDADVGKYDYFNVSSIKDPSDSVPVLDEQDDRFKISLNTTAITDSRLGEGEEVELKLTTQYGAVTIYRVNVPQSLSQESAVTV, encoded by the coding sequence ATGAAAGAGAAACTCAAAGAACGCTTGAACGACAGAGGTCAGGTAGGTATCGGTACGCTGATCGTGTTCATCGCGATGGTGCTGGTCGCGGCAATCGCCGCCGGCGTCCTCATCAACACGGCCGGCTTCCTTCAGACCAAGAGCGAGCAGACCGGTCAGGAGAGCAGTGCGCAAGTCAGTAACCGCGTGCAGGTCGTCTCCGGTTTCGGTAACGTCGCGAATGACGAGAGGGTTGACTACATTAACCTGACCGTGATGCGCGGGTCCGGTTCCGACGACATCAACCTCTCGACCGCCACCATCGAGTGGATCGGCCCGAATCGTGCGACCACGCTTACTCAGGTTCCGAACCACAGGGACGGAACTGCGGACTCCGATAACGGCAAGTTCACAAGCGATGCGGTGAAGAATCCGACTACGATGACCGATGCAGATGTTGGGAAGTACGACTACTTCAACGTCTCGTCCATCAAGGACCCGTCTGATTCCGTTCCGGTGCTCGACGAGCAGGACGACCGGTTCAAGATTTCGTTGAACACGACTGCGATCACTGACAGCCGTCTCGGCGAGGGTGAGGAAGTCGAACTCAAGTTGACCACCCAGTACGGTGCGGTCACCATCTACCGCGTGAACGTCCCGCAGTCGCTCTCTCAGGAGAGCGCCGTCACGGTCTAA
- a CDS encoding DUF7521 family protein, which translates to MRTIELLYVLFSFTLAAAGLSMVGLAVRAYSRTSRDEMLHLSIGFTLIVAAAIATTASAFLTGFGETRTLLSVNYLITTVGYLFVIYSITE; encoded by the coding sequence ATGCGAACGATAGAACTGCTGTACGTCCTGTTCAGTTTCACCCTCGCGGCGGCCGGACTCTCGATGGTCGGGCTGGCCGTGCGAGCCTACAGTCGCACCTCCCGCGACGAGATGCTTCACCTCTCGATCGGCTTCACGCTCATCGTCGCGGCCGCCATCGCCACCACCGCCAGCGCCTTCCTGACCGGCTTCGGCGAAACGCGCACGCTCCTCTCGGTGAACTACCTCATCACGACCGTCGGCTACCTGTTCGTCATCTACAGTATCACCGAGTAG
- a CDS encoding response regulator, with translation MTKGGEPATEREEDGNDGDEAAVVLALGRRRRNLQLLSDLLADEYRVEIVRGMAEFDRLVERRDDVSLAILDVDGFTEDVWRRCEQLYDRDVPMLVLAASIPPAMREVAMSNGVHTLLEKPVEKADLRASVRGLVKYIDGSPTDLEAFSEARTSESEDPSTDAD, from the coding sequence ATGACGAAAGGCGGTGAGCCCGCGACCGAGCGCGAGGAGGACGGGAACGACGGCGACGAGGCCGCGGTCGTCCTCGCGCTCGGCCGGCGGCGGCGCAACCTCCAACTGCTGTCGGACCTGCTGGCCGACGAGTACCGGGTCGAAATCGTCCGGGGGATGGCGGAGTTCGACCGGTTGGTGGAGCGCCGCGACGACGTCTCGCTCGCCATCCTCGACGTCGACGGCTTCACCGAGGACGTCTGGCGACGGTGCGAACAGCTCTACGACCGCGACGTCCCGATGCTGGTGCTGGCGGCGTCCATCCCGCCCGCGATGCGCGAGGTGGCGATGAGCAACGGCGTCCACACCCTGCTGGAGAAACCGGTCGAGAAAGCCGACCTCAGGGCGTCGGTTCGCGGACTGGTGAAGTACATCGACGGGTCGCCGACCGACCTCGAAGCGTTCTCGGAGGCCCGGACCTCCGAGTCCGAGGACCCCTCCACCGACGCCGACTGA
- a CDS encoding polysaccharide deacetylase family protein, with the protein MGSVVLSLDAELAWGFHDLEDRREERVSAARDSWGYLLELFDEFEVPATWAVVGHLMQEACDGKHADHPTPDGWFEHDPGTRESRDEPWYGASLVDAVEDADVDHELGCHTYSHVEFAHTSREIASAEMRKCVEVAEDRGLSVDSVVFPRNYVGHRDVLAAYGVKCYRGTQPRRWYDRGLLGSASKLLGWPTGLVSPTLVTPTVDEFGLVNVPASLFLFCFEGRARTMVERVTDDPIVSMAKRGIDRAAEEDGVFHMWLHPNNLKDERDFARMRAIVEHVARVRDRRGLAVKTMGEVAADLRDDEPRPQEPIGPR; encoded by the coding sequence ATGGGTTCTGTCGTACTCTCACTCGATGCGGAACTCGCCTGGGGGTTCCACGACCTCGAAGACCGGCGGGAAGAGCGCGTCTCGGCGGCCCGCGACTCGTGGGGCTACCTGCTGGAACTGTTCGACGAGTTCGAGGTTCCGGCGACGTGGGCGGTCGTCGGCCACCTCATGCAAGAAGCGTGCGACGGCAAACACGCGGACCACCCCACGCCGGACGGCTGGTTCGAACACGACCCGGGGACCCGGGAGTCGCGCGACGAACCGTGGTACGGCGCGTCGCTGGTCGACGCCGTCGAGGACGCGGACGTCGACCACGAACTCGGCTGTCACACCTACTCCCACGTCGAGTTCGCCCACACCAGCCGCGAGATCGCCTCGGCGGAGATGCGAAAGTGCGTCGAGGTCGCGGAGGACCGCGGCCTCTCGGTCGATTCGGTGGTGTTCCCGCGGAACTACGTCGGCCACCGCGACGTGCTGGCGGCCTACGGCGTGAAGTGCTACCGGGGAACCCAGCCCCGGCGCTGGTACGACCGGGGCCTGCTGGGGTCGGCGTCGAAGCTGTTGGGCTGGCCGACCGGACTGGTTTCGCCGACGCTGGTCACGCCGACCGTCGACGAGTTCGGCCTCGTCAACGTGCCGGCGTCGCTGTTCCTCTTCTGCTTCGAGGGGCGGGCGCGCACGATGGTCGAGCGCGTGACCGACGACCCCATCGTCTCGATGGCGAAGCGAGGCATCGACCGCGCCGCGGAGGAGGACGGCGTCTTCCACATGTGGCTCCACCCGAACAACCTCAAGGACGAGCGGGACTTCGCCCGGATGCGAGCCATCGTCGAACACGTCGCGCGCGTGCGCGACCGGCGCGGCCTCGCAGTGAAGACGATGGGTGAGGTCGCCGCCGACTTGCGCGACGACGAACCGCGCCCGCAGGAGCCCATCGGACCGCGTTGA